The genomic segment CCGTCAGCACGATCTCCCTCGCGACGGTAGGCATCCTCGTCGGTGTGCAGAACCTCGGCTACCTGTTCACCAACGGACTGCAGCGGCGGATCGTCGAAGAGGTCTTCGCCGGGGTGCTGGCCGTTGTGGTCATCGCCCTCCTCATCGACCTGATGCTCGTCCTGGTCGGCCGCCTCGTCATGCCGTGGACGCGGACGGCGACGGTGGGCAGCAGCCGGCGCGTCGCCCTCCCCGTGAGGGCCGCCGCATGAACCTGTTCGCCGAGGCGCTCGCCTGGTTGTTCTCGCCGGAACGGCTGGAGGGTCAGTACGCGCTGCCTGTGCTGCTCGGTCAGCACCTGTTCTTCACCGTGATCTCCGTCCTCATCGCCGCCGTCATCGCCGTGCCCATCGGGTGGCTGATCGGGCACACCGGCCGCGGACGCGAGATCGCCGTCGCCGTCTCCGGTGCCGCCCGCGCGGTGCCGTCGTTCGGACTCCTCGTGCTGCTCGTGCTGCTGATGGGGGTGCTGCACATCCCCGAGGCGGCGACCTTCACGTTCGTCCTCCTCGCCATCCCGTCACTGCTGGCCGGCGCTTACACCGGGCTCGAGGCGATCGACCGGCGCATCATCGACGCGGCCCGCGCGACGGGCATGACGCAGTGGCAGGTGTTCTGGAAGGTCGAGGTACCCCTCGGTCTTCCGCTCCTCATCGGCGGCCTTCGCTCGGCGACGCTGCAGGTGATCGCGACGGTCACGATCGCCGCCTACGTCAACCTCGGGGGGCTCGGTTGGCCGATCATCCAGGGAATCCCGCTGCGCCGCTTCGACCAGGTGCTCGGCGGGGCGATCCTCGTCGCCGTCCTCGCACTCGTCGCCGATCTGCTGCTCGCCCTCGCCCAGCGCGCCGCAGTGCCCGCCGGCATCCGCGTCTCCCAGCCGGGCGCCGTCTCGCCTAGAGCGGCGCGCCGTGCGGTCGCCGCCACCACGACCACAGCATCCGCCTGACTCCCCACCAGAGAGGAACATCATGTTCACCCCACGCAGATCACGTCTTGCCGTCGCCGCCGGTGTCGCGCTGACGGCAGCGGTCGTCCTCGCCGGTTGCGCCAGCAGCAACCCGCTGGACGCGCCGACCGACGACTCCTCCGGCGACGTCGGTTCCGACACGATCGTCATCGGCTCGCAGGCCTACTACTCGAACGAGATCATCGCCGAGATCTACGCACAGGCGCTGGAGGACGCCGGGTTCACCGTCGAGCGCGAGTTCAACATCGGTCAGCGCGACGCGTACATGCCCGATGTCGAGTCCGGTGCGATCAGCCTCTTCCCGGAGTACACCGGCAACCTGCTGCAGTACTTCGACGACACGGCCGACGTGACGAGCCCCGAAGACGTGTACTCCGCGCTGCAGGACGCCCTCCCCGACGGGCTCACTGCGCTCGACTACGCGGAGGCCAGCGATCAGGACACCTACACGGTGACCCAGGAGTTCGCCGACGCGAACGACCTCACCACGATCGCCGACCTCGCGAACGTCGACGGCACGGTCACCCTCGGCGGGGCGCCGGAGCTCGAGCAGCGCCCGTACGGCCCGAACGGAGCGAAGGAGGTCTACGGGCTCGACCTGGCATTCTCGGCCACGGGCGACACCACCTTCGAGTCGCTGCTCGCCGGCGAGATCCAGATCGCCGACATCTACTCGGCCGACCCGCGCTTCCAGACCGAGGACATCGTCGCGCTCGAGGACCCCGAGAGTCTCATCCTCGCCTCGAACGTCGTGCCGATCGCCTCCAGTGACGTCGCGGACGAAATCGCCGACGTGATCAACGCCGTCAGTGCAGAGCTCGGCGTCGACGACCTCGTCGCCCTGGGCGTCCAGAGCACGGAGGACCAGATGTCGTCGAAGGACATCGCCGCGCAGTGGCTCAAGGACAAGGGCCTGATCTGATCCCAGCCCGATGAAGAAGGCCCCCTCGATGCGTCGAGGGGGCCTTCCTCAATGTGTACACCGGTGCTAGATCCGCGAGTCCTGGCGGGGCACCCACACCTGGTTGATGATGATGAGGATGGACGCCGTGACGGGGACGGCGACGAGGGCGCCGAGCAGCCCGAGCAGCGTGCCGCCGACGAGGGCGCCGATGACGACGAGGGAGCCGGGGATCGAGATCGCCTTGTTCATCACGCGGGGCGTGAGGAAGTACGACTCGATCTGCATGTACACCAGGTAGACCACGGCGAAGATCAGCGCGAACAGCGGGTCGACGAACAGCGCGATCCCGGTTCCGATCACCCAGAAGATGAGGGATCCGACGAGCGGGATCAGCGTGATGAGGAAGGCCACGACCGCGAGCAGCAGCGGGAACGGCAGGCCCATCACCGTGTAGAGGGTCAGCACGACGAGCGCGTTGATGAATGCGAGCGTCACCATGCCCATGACGTAGCCGCCGACCGAGTCGGTGATCTGCTCCGTGATGATCGCGGTGTTCGCGCGGTCGCGCGCCGGGACGAGGCGCAGCAGCGACTTCTTGATCGTGGGCAGCGTCGCGACGAAGTAGATGACGAGGACGAGCACGATGACGATTCCGGAGATGGCGCTGGCGATGCCCGCACCGACCTGGAGGGCGCCGCCGCCGATCGTGGCGATGTTGCCCGGGTCGGTGAGGAATTTCTGCACGTCGTCGACGAGGTCCTGGAACTGGTCGCCGAACTGCGCCTCGAGCGTCTTGTAGATGTCGCTCGACATGAAGTCGCGGATGAGATCCGGCACGCTCTTGACGAACATCGTGATCTGCTCGACCACGACGGGGATGATGGTCCACAGCACGAGGGCGAGCACGGCGATGAGGCCGAACAGGACGATGAGCACGCTCCAGCCCCGTCCGATCCCCCGTCGACCGAGGAACCGCACCGCGGGGTCGAGACCGAGCGCCGCGAACAGTGCCAGCGCGATGTAGATGATCACCGTCGACAGGTTCGACAGGGCGAGTCCGAGCAGGATCGCGGACAGCGCCCCGAGGGTGACGAGGAAGCCGAACACGAACGGGCGCTCGATGCGCGTCCAGATGGAGCGCGACGAGGGCTCGGGTTCGATCACCGGCTTCGGGGTCACCGCTTCGAGGGGAGGCTCGACGGTGTTCGCCTTCGAGATCCGCTTCGTCTTCGTCTTGTGCGTCACCGTCGTCTCGGACTTCGCACGAGAGGCGCGCGTCGGGGTGGAGTCGTCGGCGTCCACTCGTTGATCGCTCGGGGTGCGGGGATTCTCGGATGCCTCGGGCTGATCCATGCTCATGGGCCAACTCTAGAGTGCGCGCGCGCGATATCGTCTTAAGCGCCCACGAACAAGGAGAGCCATGACAGACGCCGAGGACGCCCGCGCTGAACTGCAGCGCCTGCGCGGCACGATCGACAACATCGACGCCGCTCTGATCTTCATGCTCGCCGAGCGATTCCGGGCGACGCAGCAGGTCGGAGTCCTCAAGGCCGACCACGCCATGCCCCCGTCGGACCCCGCACGCGAGGAGCAGCAGGTGGCGCGGCTGCGGGCGCTCGCCGAGGAGGCGCACCTCGACCCCGAGTTCGCCGAGAAATGGTTCAACTTCGTCGTCGCCGAGGTCATCCGCCACCACACCGAGACCGCAGAGGGTCGCTGAGGAGATGACCACTGCCGGCGGTGCTCACGACCGGTTCCGGCTCGGTCTCGTCGGTCACGGCCGGTGGGCGTCGACGTACTTCCTGCCCGGTTCCCGGTGGGTGAGCGACGTCGACGTCGTGGCCGTGTGCGGCCGTGACGCAGGGCGGGCGTCGGTGTTCGCGCAGGAGCACGGCATCCCGAGCGCCTACGGGTCGATCGAGCGGATGCTCGAGGCAGAGCGCCTCGACGGGGTGATCATCGCCTCGCCTCCGCACGAACACGAGGCGGCCGTTCGCGCGGTCGCCCGACACCGCGTCGCCGTGCTGTGCGAGAAGCCCCTCGCGCTGGACGGCGACGGCGCACGGCGCATCCGCGACCTTCTCTCGGATCGCCCCGGCATGACGGGGTTCACGCTCCGGTGGCATCCGCTCTTCCGCACCCTCGTCCGGGCCGTCCGCGGCGGGGAGGTGGGGAGGGTGCGACACGTGCGCA from the Microbacterium ginsengiterrae genome contains:
- a CDS encoding ABC transporter permease, with the translated sequence MNLFAEALAWLFSPERLEGQYALPVLLGQHLFFTVISVLIAAVIAVPIGWLIGHTGRGREIAVAVSGAARAVPSFGLLVLLVLLMGVLHIPEAATFTFVLLAIPSLLAGAYTGLEAIDRRIIDAARATGMTQWQVFWKVEVPLGLPLLIGGLRSATLQVIATVTIAAYVNLGGLGWPIIQGIPLRRFDQVLGGAILVAVLALVADLLLALAQRAAVPAGIRVSQPGAVSPRAARRAVAATTTTASA
- a CDS encoding ABC transporter substrate-binding protein; translated protein: MFTPRRSRLAVAAGVALTAAVVLAGCASSNPLDAPTDDSSGDVGSDTIVIGSQAYYSNEIIAEIYAQALEDAGFTVEREFNIGQRDAYMPDVESGAISLFPEYTGNLLQYFDDTADVTSPEDVYSALQDALPDGLTALDYAEASDQDTYTVTQEFADANDLTTIADLANVDGTVTLGGAPELEQRPYGPNGAKEVYGLDLAFSATGDTTFESLLAGEIQIADIYSADPRFQTEDIVALEDPESLILASNVVPIASSDVADEIADVINAVSAELGVDDLVALGVQSTEDQMSSKDIAAQWLKDKGLI
- a CDS encoding AI-2E family transporter, encoding MSMDQPEASENPRTPSDQRVDADDSTPTRASRAKSETTVTHKTKTKRISKANTVEPPLEAVTPKPVIEPEPSSRSIWTRIERPFVFGFLVTLGALSAILLGLALSNLSTVIIYIALALFAALGLDPAVRFLGRRGIGRGWSVLIVLFGLIAVLALVLWTIIPVVVEQITMFVKSVPDLIRDFMSSDIYKTLEAQFGDQFQDLVDDVQKFLTDPGNIATIGGGALQVGAGIASAISGIVIVLVLVIYFVATLPTIKKSLLRLVPARDRANTAIITEQITDSVGGYVMGMVTLAFINALVVLTLYTVMGLPFPLLLAVVAFLITLIPLVGSLIFWVIGTGIALFVDPLFALIFAVVYLVYMQIESYFLTPRVMNKAISIPGSLVVIGALVGGTLLGLLGALVAVPVTASILIIINQVWVPRQDSRI
- a CDS encoding chorismate mutase, whose product is MTDAEDARAELQRLRGTIDNIDAALIFMLAERFRATQQVGVLKADHAMPPSDPAREEQQVARLRALAEEAHLDPEFAEKWFNFVVAEVIRHHTETAEGR